The Prevotella herbatica genome contains the following window.
AACCATCAGTATGCAAGAAATTGGAGTTACTGATAACTGAAGAAATATAAAAACTTAATATGATAGAGCAAATTATTATCGAAAACTACAAATCAATCTGTTCTGCAAAGATTCCTATGAAGAGTCTTAATGTGCTGATTGGCTCTAACGGAGTTGGAAAAAGTAATTTCATCTCATTTTTTGACCTCGTAAAAAATATGCTAGATCAGAATTTGGGTAATTATATTTTAAGTAACGGAGGCATTGAAAGATTTCTCTATGGAGGATCAAAAAAATCTAAATATATAAAAGGAATTATTGATTTTAATAATACTAATGCTTTTTTCTTTAAATTAAATCCAACAACAGATAATAAGGCTTTCATTGAAGAATCTGGAGATTATTTCAATGGAATCGACGATGATGCAAAGAATTATACTATATGGCATAAGCATTATTATGATAAAGCTGTAGAAGAGTCAGGAATTATGCAAGCAAATAATTCTAGAGCAGCATATTTGAAATCATATATTAAGAACTTAATAGTTTATCATTTCCATGATTCTAGCAAAAGCTCTCCTATGAGGCGTGACTGTCCTGTTGATGATAATGAGAGATTAAAACATGATGGATCAAATCTGGCAGCATTTTTGTACAGACTTCAAGAAACAGAACCAAAATCATTGAAATTGATTGAAGGTGTAGTTAGGTCTATTGCTCCATACTTTAAAGGCTTTAAACTTCAACCCAATCGTATAACTCCAGATCGTATAAAACTAGAGTGGGAAGAATTTAACTCTGATATGTATTTAGATGCTCAAAGTTTTTCTGATGGAACAATCCGTTTTATTGCATTGGCTACAGTATTGTTGCAACCATATTTGCCGGATACGATTATTATAGATGAACCAGAGCTAGGTCTTCATCCTTCAGCTATCAATAAGTTGGCAGCTCTAATGAAAAAAGCCTCAAAGAAGACACAACTAATTGTGGCTACTCAGTCTGTAAATCTTGTAGATTGTTTTGAAGCCGAAGATATTTTAGTTGTTGATAGAAAAGATAATCAAACAGAATTCAATAGGTTGTCATCTGATGAGTTATCTGCATGGATAGGGGAGTATAGTCTTGGAGAGATATGGGAGAAAAATGTGATAGGAGGTCAGCCATGAAAAGACTTTGTATCATCGTTGAAGGTCAAACGGAACAAGAATTTGTTAAGACACTTATAGCTCCTTACTTGTTGGGATTTGGAATTTATTCTGTTGAACCTATTCTTATACATACTAGCAAACATGGGCGTGGAGGTTTCGTAAATTACGAACACCTAAAAAATGATGCGTTGAAATTATTATCATCATCAAAAAATGATATTATAGTCTCAATGTTAGTTGATTTCTTTAGATGTCCTGAATTGCCACAAAAAGAGCGTTATGAAAAGATAGCTGATCATAAATCAAAAGTGGATGAAATGGAAAAGTGTATTGGCGATGATATAAACGACTCTCGCTTTATTCCTTACATTCAGCTTCACGAATTTGAATCTCTGCTCTATTCTTCGAATAAAGGATTTGAAGCATATTTTTCAGATGATGAACAGAAGAACACACAAAAGATAATAGATGAATATCCAAATCCTGAAGATATAAATTCTAGTCCACAAAAAGCTCCATCAAAGCGTTTGCTGGCTATCAAAGACGATTATGATAAAGTGATAGAAGGTAATATTATAGCTTTGGAAGTAGGGTTTAAGCAAATTATGGATAAATGTCCAAGATTCAAGGCTTGGATAGAAAAACAAAAATCTGCTTGTGAAACAGTTTAGATATAAAACGCTTCTCGACTACGTCGTAGCGACAGGATGTCAATGATTTATGATTTACATTCAGCATTTAATATCTGATGTTTGATCTATCTATTTTATGTAGGGTAAATTCTTGTATGTGTGCAAGTTACAGTTTGCTCCCGTCATTAATGTCGGGAGCAAAGCAATCTGGCATCATATATGGCTATTAAATTGTATTCAATTTAAATGCTTCATTGTATGAAATAAGATTGTCGCAGTCATGATATTCTTTGTGACTCATTGCTGATATTTGCGCTGAAGACATATCTTTGAATTTATCAACGATAATATTCAGTATTCCAATTTCTTGTGGAGTGAGTTCCTCTAAATCAGGTTGCTCTGTGATATACAATTCTGTTCCACAGGCACCAGAATTAAACTCAACCAATTCTGATTCTACACCATCAATTAAACTATACACCCGATCCCATCTTAATGGCACTGGACCATATTGTATTGCCATGTATGATAAACCGGTAATGCCTTTACCATACGTCTTATATGATAAGAAATCAGTATAGAAAAGTAACTTGTTCATCTTTGTGTTGAAGACTCTACCACATTTGTCCAATAGAAAGAGAATTGTGCTTCTTAATTTATCATACGACTGTGTGGCATATCCGTTGCACAAGCCTCGTGATGATGTGGAGAAAATCATCTTTTCTTCTATCTTATGATCATTCATAGAGACTTTATGTAAAGCAGTAAGGAGCTTTTCGTAGTCTTTTACCTCAAACTGATTTTTGGCATTTTCAACGAATGTGCGAAAGACTTCTGGATTCTTGATTAAATTCAATATCTTTCCGTTAGCCTCACTCGGTATATCGCCATTTTCGTATAGACGATATTGATTATCTCCGAAACCAAGTATCTTTGACATTTTAGATGCAGACAAGTCATACATCCTTCTTATTTTCTTTATTTCATCAGGAAACGGTATTCCGTATTTCACCCTATATTGATTATAGACTTGAGAAAGATTTGCTGTATCAATTTCGGTTGTTGTAAATCTTTCCTTAGTATCTTCACATAAGTAATATGATGAAATATACTGGAACTTCTCTTTGCGGAATTCCAATTCAGCTTTTTCTGTTTTAAGTATAGCGTTTCCTCCTGTGAATGGACTTTTCATTGTTTTAATCTTTAAATGGGTATTTGATTATTTTCTACAAAAATACAAATAAAGTTGAATATTTGCAATTATTGTTGTTGATAATTAACTTTAAAGTTGTTTTTGTCTGTTATCATGGAACTTCACCAGAACAACAGTTCTATCTTTGTGCATTCCTGGTAATGGTTTGTTTATTTGTCTATTCTCTCGTAGATTTGATTCATTGCATGTGTAAACGGGCGATTCTCCCGCAGATCTCGCAGATTTACGCAGACAAAAGACAGTTAGGTAAATGAATCTGCCAAAGCAGATGCATCAGATAGCACAGAGAAACGCAGTTACGACACAGTGGAAGAATAGTAGTTTAGGTTGATGTGTTTTATCTGCGTGAATCTGCGTAATCTGCGGGAGACTATGTAGTTCAAGCTATTGCATTTTAATCTGCCGGAGAATATATCTGCTTTAGCAGATGCTGTAGTTACATACAAAGAAAAGAATATCAGTGGGATATCTGTGGGGAATAGACTGTTTTGCAGATATACGTAGTAATTATAGCTTTAATTTATAAATGGCTTCAAAGTGAGGAAAGTATATTTGTGCATATTTGGCAATAAATTGAGTGTATTGCCAAATATGCACTATTTTGTCAGAAGTTAAGTTAACAACCCTGTTTGGTGGTTATTAGTATTAAAAATAGATAATAATTAGTGCATTAATGGCAATAATTATTGATATTTGCCTAAATTGCACTATTTTTGTAGCAGTAATAAAAAGAAGATAAACATTGTATGATAGGAAATGTAGATATATTAGACTACGCCAAAAGAACTCAGACATTTACCTGTAAACAGATGTTGAGTGATTTTGCTAAGGACGGGAAATCATTCTCGCCAAATACTATCACATCTGCTTTGAGACGCCTAGTAAAGAATAATATTCTGCAAAAGGTAGATCGTGGAATGTTCCGTTTGTCGCAAACCGTGAAAATAGGTTTTTCTGCTTATTATGACGAAGAAATGTCTATGATTGAAAGTCTTGTCCGCACCAAATTTCCGTTCATAAGATTTTGCGTGTGGAACAGTTCTGACGTAAAACGCTTCTCGCATTATGTAAGCAATATAAATGTGATATTTGTAGATGTAGAGCGAGATTGTGAGAAGTCTGTCTTTAATGCTTTGATTAATGCCTTGCCCGACAAGAATATTTATCTGAAACCATCTCAGGATGATTATGTGCATTACATATTTGGTAAGCCAACTATTGTTGTCAGAACACTTATATCAGAAGCGCCACTGATATTACTTGGTGATAAAAGTACACGAGTTTCTTTGGAAAAGGTTCTTGTTGATTCTGTCCTTGACAAAGATTTCTTTTCTTTTCAGGAGTATGAAAGTCTTAGGCTATTCAGAAATGCTTACGATGTCTGCTCTGTTAATGAGCAAAAATTATTGCGCTATGCCAGAAGACGCAATAAGGTAAATTTAATTAAGAATATAATCACAGAAGTAAATAATACTAATATATTTGATTAATGATAAACGCAGAAAGTCGTTCTATGAACTGGATTAACCATGTTTCATCTCTATATCCTTCATTGGACAAAACTCTTATAGAAAA
Protein-coding sequences here:
- a CDS encoding AAA family ATPase, producing MIEQIIIENYKSICSAKIPMKSLNVLIGSNGVGKSNFISFFDLVKNMLDQNLGNYILSNGGIERFLYGGSKKSKYIKGIIDFNNTNAFFFKLNPTTDNKAFIEESGDYFNGIDDDAKNYTIWHKHYYDKAVEESGIMQANNSRAAYLKSYIKNLIVYHFHDSSKSSPMRRDCPVDDNERLKHDGSNLAAFLYRLQETEPKSLKLIEGVVRSIAPYFKGFKLQPNRITPDRIKLEWEEFNSDMYLDAQSFSDGTIRFIALATVLLQPYLPDTIIIDEPELGLHPSAINKLAALMKKASKKTQLIVATQSVNLVDCFEAEDILVVDRKDNQTEFNRLSSDELSAWIGEYSLGEIWEKNVIGGQP
- a CDS encoding DUF4276 family protein; translated protein: MKRLCIIVEGQTEQEFVKTLIAPYLLGFGIYSVEPILIHTSKHGRGGFVNYEHLKNDALKLLSSSKNDIIVSMLVDFFRCPELPQKERYEKIADHKSKVDEMEKCIGDDINDSRFIPYIQLHEFESLLYSSNKGFEAYFSDDEQKNTQKIIDEYPNPEDINSSPQKAPSKRLLAIKDDYDKVIEGNIIALEVGFKQIMDKCPRFKAWIEKQKSACETV
- a CDS encoding type II toxin-antitoxin system antitoxin SocA domain-containing protein, with translation MKSPFTGGNAILKTEKAELEFRKEKFQYISSYYLCEDTKERFTTTEIDTANLSQVYNQYRVKYGIPFPDEIKKIRRMYDLSASKMSKILGFGDNQYRLYENGDIPSEANGKILNLIKNPEVFRTFVENAKNQFEVKDYEKLLTALHKVSMNDHKIEEKMIFSTSSRGLCNGYATQSYDKLRSTILFLLDKCGRVFNTKMNKLLFYTDFLSYKTYGKGITGLSYMAIQYGPVPLRWDRVYSLIDGVESELVEFNSGACGTELYITEQPDLEELTPQEIGILNIIVDKFKDMSSAQISAMSHKEYHDCDNLISYNEAFKLNTI
- a CDS encoding DUF6577 family protein; amino-acid sequence: MIGNVDILDYAKRTQTFTCKQMLSDFAKDGKSFSPNTITSALRRLVKNNILQKVDRGMFRLSQTVKIGFSAYYDEEMSMIESLVRTKFPFIRFCVWNSSDVKRFSHYVSNINVIFVDVERDCEKSVFNALINALPDKNIYLKPSQDDYVHYIFGKPTIVVRTLISEAPLILLGDKSTRVSLEKVLVDSVLDKDFFSFQEYESLRLFRNAYDVCSVNEQKLLRYARRRNKVNLIKNIITEVNNTNIFD